Genomic DNA from Thermodesulfobacteriota bacterium:
CCCTGTATCTATAGCAGGGCTGCTAAGTGAAGATAACCACAGAGAAAGAGTATTGACCCCGGATGAAGAGGAAAGGCTAATGACTGAAAGCTCAGATCACCTCAAGCCTATCCTAGTTATGGCCCTTAATACTGGAATGAGAAAAGGGGAAATACTTTCCCTTACCTGGAATAACGTTGATTTTGATAACAACCTATTTATAATAAACGCTTCCAATAACAAGAGTAAGAAGACTAAGAGGATACCCATTAACTCATACTTGAAGACGATGCTATTAGAACTTAAATTAAAAAACCAAGTTACAAGTGAAAATGTTTTCTTAGGAGATGATAATAAACCGATAAAGGATATAAAGACTGCTTTTAAGAATGCTTGTAGAAGGGCTAATATTAGCGGTCTCAGGTTTCACGATCTCAGACACACAGCCGGAACCCGGATGCTGGAAAGCAATGTGAATATCGTAGCCATTAGCGAAATACTGGGGCATTCGAGTATTGACATTACAAAAAGGCGATACCTGCACCCTGATAATTCCTTGAGGGAGGCAGTCGAAAAATTGGCTCTTTTTAACAAGAGTTGTAGCCAAATCCGTAGCCAAGAAAAAATAGATAATTTATAATTATTCGTAAGTTATTGAAATTGTTACAATGGGCTGCTAGCTCAGTTAGGTAGAGCAGGTGACTCTTAATCACCGGGTCGGGGGTTCGATTCCCTCGCAGCCCATACGTAGCGAGAGTGGCGGAACTGGCAGACGCGCTGGACTTAGGATCCAGTGAGCTTTGCTCATGGGGGTTCAACTCCCCCCTCTCGCAAGTTTTTTAATTATCTAATAAAGGCTCAGACATGGGTACACAACAGTTAAGTAAAAAGATTTCTGAAGTGGGATGCAGGATGCAAGATTCATGATGCAGGATAAAAGATAATAGATAATCAT
This window encodes:
- a CDS encoding site-specific integrase; translation: IRKNKDGSKSAYWYTRIMVNSRDKWESVGKVGEVTKAVAQRREDEIKRKIRRGVYEYEDNITLADLEHDYIKYVEQTKQLRTSRKRKEQLRTLKAYFQDKTLYRITPGDIDDYKAFRLKNVRPATVNRELATLRHIFNLAKRNKKFYGDNPVSIAGLLSEDNHRERVLTPDEEERLMTESSDHLKPILVMALNTGMRKGEILSLTWNNVDFDNNLFIINASNNKSKKTKRIPINSYLKTMLLELKLKNQVTSENVFLGDDNKPIKDIKTAFKNACRRANISGLRFHDLRHTAGTRMLESNVNIVAISEILGHSSIDITKRRYLHPDNSLREAVEKLALFNKSCSQIRSQEKIDNL